From Solidesulfovibrio carbinoliphilus subsp. oakridgensis, the proteins below share one genomic window:
- a CDS encoding aldo/keto reductase: MLYRTMPKNGDKLSILGFGCMRLPMAEGKIDEARAVAQIRDAIDKGVNYMDTAWPYHAGESEPLLGRALQDGYRQRVRVATKLPSWMIESREDMDTYLNVQLERLKTDHIDYYLVHALDGELWDSVAAHGVREFLDTAKQDGRIVNAGFSFHGWLPDFKRIVDAYAWDFCQIQYNFLDQEFQAGTEGLQYAAEKGLGVVVMEPLRGGSLALPEAPPAVAALWAEADTPRVPVEWALRWVWNHPEVTVVLSGMNEEAHIAQNMAIADVATAGSLSPKDLELVDRAGRTYKELMQVGCTGCGYCMPCPAGVQIPKCFDVYNKLHMFGDAEGAKFMYAVSVSGVLGASAPGFASLCVACGQCLEKCPQHIGIPDMLEKVAAELEDDGLEARQAAALRMFQVRPDGARQGA; this comes from the coding sequence ATGCTTTACAGAACAATGCCGAAAAACGGGGACAAGCTCTCCATCCTGGGATTCGGGTGCATGCGCCTGCCCATGGCCGAGGGAAAGATCGACGAGGCCCGGGCCGTGGCCCAGATCCGCGACGCCATCGACAAGGGCGTCAACTATATGGATACGGCCTGGCCCTACCATGCCGGCGAAAGCGAGCCGCTCCTCGGGCGGGCACTGCAGGACGGCTACCGGCAGCGGGTCCGGGTGGCCACCAAGCTGCCCTCCTGGATGATCGAAAGCCGGGAGGACATGGACACGTATTTGAACGTCCAGCTCGAGCGGCTCAAGACCGACCACATCGACTACTACCTCGTCCACGCCCTGGACGGCGAGCTGTGGGACAGCGTGGCCGCCCACGGCGTCCGGGAGTTCCTGGACACGGCCAAGCAGGACGGCCGCATCGTCAACGCCGGCTTCTCCTTCCACGGCTGGCTGCCGGATTTCAAGCGCATCGTGGACGCCTATGCCTGGGATTTTTGCCAGATCCAGTACAACTTCCTGGACCAGGAATTCCAGGCCGGCACGGAAGGGCTCCAATACGCGGCGGAGAAGGGCCTTGGCGTCGTCGTCATGGAGCCCCTTCGCGGCGGCAGCCTGGCCCTGCCCGAAGCGCCGCCGGCCGTGGCCGCCCTCTGGGCCGAGGCGGACACCCCGCGTGTGCCGGTCGAGTGGGCCCTGCGCTGGGTCTGGAACCATCCCGAGGTCACGGTGGTCCTGTCCGGCATGAACGAGGAGGCCCACATCGCCCAGAACATGGCCATTGCCGACGTGGCCACGGCCGGGTCGCTTTCACCAAAGGATCTGGAGCTGGTCGACCGGGCCGGACGCACCTACAAGGAGCTCATGCAGGTCGGCTGCACGGGCTGCGGCTACTGCATGCCCTGTCCGGCCGGGGTGCAGATCCCCAAGTGCTTCGATGTCTACAACAAGCTGCACATGTTCGGTGATGCCGAAGGCGCGAAATTCATGTATGCCGTAAGCGTCAGCGGCGTCCTCGGCGCGAGCGCCCCGGGCTTCGCCTCCCTGTGCGTGGCCTGCGGCCAGTGCCTGGAGAAGTGCCCGCAGCATATCGGGATTCCCGACATGCTGGAGAAGGTCGCCGCCGAGCTGGAGGACGACGGCCTCGAGGCGCGCCAGGCCGCGGCCCTTCGCATGTTCCAGGTCCGGCCGGACGGAGCCCGTCAGGGCGCGTGA
- a CDS encoding SDR family oxidoreductase, with protein sequence MTYERNATKSLAGRTAVVTGASSGIGRATALALAKEGAAVVLEARRQEPLEALAAEIAAFGGKALVVPGDAGDTGHLDALLAATLDWKDSGGKYAIVVVNAGRGLAGGVLGSDEAQWEELYRINVLGAAHLMRRAGKYLAAQKGGDIVALSSVVGRNISPFSGLYGASKFAVSALAEGLRREVCGAGVRVTTVMPGIVVSGFQDVAGYDAENFGKFVDQFGKLLEPEDIAEPIRWLLTLPAHVHVNEIMIRPTGQPYP encoded by the coding sequence ATGACGTATGAGCGCAACGCGACGAAATCCCTGGCCGGCAGGACGGCCGTAGTCACCGGGGCCAGCTCCGGCATCGGCCGGGCCACGGCCCTGGCCCTGGCCAAGGAAGGCGCGGCCGTGGTCCTCGAGGCCCGGCGCCAGGAGCCGCTGGAGGCCCTCGCGGCCGAGATCGCCGCCTTTGGCGGCAAGGCCCTGGTCGTCCCGGGCGACGCCGGCGACACCGGCCACCTGGACGCGCTTCTGGCCGCGACCCTGGACTGGAAGGACAGTGGCGGCAAGTACGCCATCGTGGTGGTCAACGCCGGGCGCGGCCTGGCCGGCGGGGTCCTTGGCAGCGACGAGGCCCAGTGGGAGGAACTCTACCGGATCAACGTCCTTGGGGCCGCCCACCTCATGCGCCGGGCCGGGAAGTACCTGGCGGCGCAAAAGGGCGGGGACATCGTGGCCCTGAGCTCGGTGGTCGGCCGCAACATCTCGCCCTTTAGCGGCCTCTACGGCGCGAGCAAGTTCGCGGTCTCGGCCCTGGCCGAGGGCCTTCGCCGCGAGGTCTGCGGGGCGGGTGTCCGGGTCACGACCGTCATGCCCGGCATCGTGGTCTCGGGCTTCCAGGACGTGGCCGGGTACGACGCGGAGAACTTCGGCAAGTTCGTCGACCAGTTCGGCAAGCTCCTCGAACCGGAAGACATTGCCGAACCCATCCGCTGGCTCTTGACCCTGCCGGCCCACGTCCACGTCAACGAGATCATGATCCGCCCCACGGGCCAGCCCTATCCCTGA
- the larC gene encoding nickel pincer cofactor biosynthesis protein LarC: protein MKILYYDCPAGLSGDMNLAAMLDLGVDPAYLRSELSKLGLDAEFDLKVSSDARNGICGIRVDVVLKNQDAPADAPGGHAHASGQDHGPEDAHEHGHGHRQEHHAHPHDHAHGDGHSHSPGSPDHDHEQGPGHEPHGHDHAHVHAHDQGSGHAHAPGQRNLAAIEALITASALGAEVKRTSLAIFRKVAEAEARVHGKPVGEVHFHEVGATDSLVDIVGAAICYHALGVDAVWSSPVELGGGFVRCAHGRIPVPAPATVEILAGLPTTRGAVAKETTTPTGAAILAVLADRFTATPAMAVERTGYGVGHRETDIPNLLRVHLARTLEDTAGGTVSPARLLQCNIDDMTAEMLGVAMDVLMEAGAMDVHFTPILMKKNRPATCLSLLCGTADEERFKALVFRHTTTLGIKSFPLEKTVLDITFERLDTPLGPVTMKNALLGGVVIRSKPELEDCRELARRHDLPLAEVYAVIGRCRP from the coding sequence ATGAAAATTCTCTATTACGACTGTCCCGCCGGCTTGAGCGGCGACATGAACCTGGCCGCCATGCTCGACCTGGGCGTGGACCCGGCCTACCTGCGGTCCGAGCTGTCCAAACTCGGGCTGGACGCCGAATTCGACCTCAAGGTCTCAAGCGACGCCCGAAACGGCATCTGCGGCATCCGGGTGGACGTGGTCCTCAAGAACCAGGACGCGCCGGCCGACGCGCCCGGCGGGCACGCCCACGCCAGCGGCCAGGACCACGGCCCTGAGGATGCCCACGAACACGGCCATGGCCACAGGCAGGAGCATCATGCCCATCCCCACGACCATGCCCATGGAGATGGGCACAGCCACAGCCCGGGTTCCCCTGACCACGATCACGAACAGGGACCCGGCCATGAGCCTCATGGTCATGACCATGCCCATGTCCACGCGCACGACCAGGGATCCGGCCATGCCCACGCCCCCGGCCAGCGCAATCTGGCCGCCATCGAGGCCCTCATCACGGCCAGTGCGCTCGGGGCGGAGGTCAAACGCACCAGCCTCGCCATCTTCCGCAAGGTGGCCGAAGCCGAGGCCCGGGTCCACGGCAAGCCCGTGGGCGAGGTCCACTTTCACGAGGTCGGGGCCACCGACTCCCTCGTGGACATCGTGGGCGCGGCCATTTGCTACCATGCCCTCGGCGTGGACGCGGTCTGGTCCTCGCCGGTGGAACTCGGCGGCGGTTTCGTCCGGTGCGCCCACGGCCGCATCCCCGTGCCCGCCCCGGCCACCGTGGAAATCCTCGCCGGCCTGCCCACCACCCGGGGAGCCGTGGCAAAGGAAACCACCACCCCGACCGGCGCGGCCATCCTGGCCGTCCTGGCCGACCGGTTCACGGCCACTCCGGCCATGGCCGTGGAGCGGACCGGCTACGGCGTCGGCCACCGCGAAACCGACATCCCGAACCTCCTGCGCGTCCATCTGGCCCGGACCCTGGAGGACACGGCCGGCGGCACCGTCAGCCCGGCCCGGCTCCTCCAGTGCAACATCGACGACATGACCGCCGAGATGCTCGGCGTGGCCATGGACGTGCTCATGGAGGCCGGGGCCATGGACGTGCACTTCACGCCCATCCTGATGAAGAAAAACCGGCCGGCCACCTGCCTGTCCCTGCTTTGCGGCACTGCAGACGAGGAGCGGTTCAAGGCCCTCGTCTTCCGGCACACCACCACCCTTGGCATCAAAAGCTTCCCGCTCGAAAAGACCGTCCTTGACATCACCTTCGAGCGCCTGGACACGCCCCTTGGGCCCGTGACCATGAAAAACGCCCTCCTTGGCGGGGTGGTCATCCGGTCCAAGCCGGAGCTCGAAGACTGCCGGGAACTGGCCCGCCGCCACGACCTGCCCCTGGCCGAGGTCTACGCCGTCATCGGCCGGTGCCGGCCATAG
- the larE gene encoding ATP-dependent sacrificial sulfur transferase LarE gives MSSPNYETLLGVIRPLGSVLVAFSGGTDSTLVLRAVLDALPGENVLAVTLAAPYTPAFEVAAAREAAKSMGARHEVVAVPFPEAVRDNPPDRCYACKRLLFGLLADRAAGRGLAHVCDGTNADDLGDHRPGLKAVRELGVASPLLWAGLAKADVRRLSRERGLATWDAPAGACLLTRLPHGERVTEAGLRRIEAGEAFLREIGFPGARLRSHGDVARLEVAPDRIAALVAADREHGLDAHLKELGFRHVAVDLAGYRMGSLNETAGNGGVKS, from the coding sequence ATGTCCAGCCCAAACTATGAGACGCTTCTCGGCGTCATTCGCCCCCTGGGCTCGGTCCTGGTCGCCTTTTCCGGGGGCACGGACAGCACGCTTGTGTTGCGGGCCGTCCTGGACGCCCTGCCCGGGGAAAACGTCCTGGCCGTGACGCTCGCCGCCCCCTACACCCCGGCCTTCGAGGTGGCGGCGGCCCGCGAGGCGGCCAAAAGCATGGGGGCCCGCCACGAGGTGGTGGCCGTGCCCTTTCCCGAGGCCGTGCGCGACAACCCGCCGGACCGGTGCTACGCCTGCAAGCGCCTGCTCTTCGGCCTTCTTGCGGACAGGGCCGCGGGCCGGGGGCTGGCCCACGTCTGCGACGGCACCAACGCCGACGACCTGGGCGACCACCGGCCGGGCTTGAAGGCCGTGCGGGAACTTGGCGTCGCAAGCCCGCTTCTTTGGGCCGGCCTGGCCAAGGCCGACGTGCGGCGGCTGTCCCGGGAGCGGGGCCTTGCCACCTGGGACGCGCCGGCCGGGGCCTGCCTCTTGACGCGGCTGCCCCACGGCGAACGCGTCACCGAGGCCGGACTGCGGCGCATCGAGGCGGGCGAGGCTTTTTTGCGGGAGATCGGCTTCCCCGGGGCCAGGCTTCGCAGCCACGGGGACGTGGCCCGCCTCGAGGTCGCGCCGGACAGGATCGCCGCCCTGGTCGCCGCCGATCGGGAACACGGCCTGGACGCCCATTTAAAGGAACTTGGCTTTCGCCATGTGGCCGTGGATCTGGCCGGCTACCGCATGGGGAGCCTCAACGAGACCGCCGGAAACGGCGGCGTGAAGTCGTGA
- the larB gene encoding nickel pincer cofactor biosynthesis protein LarB has product MDMLDSLRELLAGVKAGDLDVEAGLARLRDLPYLELGHTKIDLHRSLRNGFPEVVYAAGKTPEQVAEIFTRMGEHSHVLATRVSAEMACHVQAACPGVVYNPLGRTLTSVKGEIAWREGEIAIVTAGTSDLPVAEEARVTCEMFGSRAVVVSDVGVAGIHRLFDRLHTLRQARVIIVVAGMEGALASVIGGLVPQPIVAVPTSVGYGAALSGFTALCGMLTSCASGVTVVNIDNGFGAACAACKINNLFP; this is encoded by the coding sequence ATGGATATGCTGGATAGCTTGCGAGAGCTTTTGGCCGGGGTCAAAGCCGGCGACCTGGACGTGGAGGCGGGGTTGGCCCGGCTGCGCGACCTGCCGTACCTGGAGCTTGGGCACACCAAGATTGATCTGCACCGGTCGCTGCGAAACGGCTTCCCCGAGGTGGTCTACGCCGCGGGCAAGACCCCGGAGCAGGTGGCCGAGATATTCACCCGCATGGGGGAGCACAGCCACGTCCTGGCGACCAGGGTGTCGGCCGAGATGGCCTGCCATGTCCAGGCCGCCTGTCCGGGCGTGGTGTACAATCCCCTCGGCCGGACCCTCACCTCCGTCAAGGGCGAGATTGCCTGGCGCGAAGGGGAAATCGCCATCGTCACGGCCGGCACCTCCGACCTGCCCGTGGCCGAGGAGGCGCGGGTGACCTGCGAGATGTTCGGCAGCCGGGCGGTGGTCGTTTCCGACGTGGGCGTGGCCGGCATCCACCGCCTTTTTGATAGGCTCCACACCCTGCGCCAGGCCCGGGTCATCATCGTGGTGGCCGGCATGGAGGGGGCGCTGGCCAGCGTCATCGGCGGGCTCGTGCCCCAGCCCATCGTGGCCGTGCCGACTTCGGTCGGCTACGGGGCCGCCTTGTCCGGGTTCACGGCCCTTTGCGGCATGCTGACCTCCTGCGCCAGTGGCGTGACCGTCGTCAACATCGACAACGGGTTCGGCGCGGCCTGCGCGGCCTGCAAGATCAACAACCTCTTCCCGTAA
- a CDS encoding AraC family transcriptional regulator, with amino-acid sequence MSEIAALMGRVAAREGTTETGVPGVRLHRRSADIARVPLLYQQGVVIVGQGTKKVHLGETVHVYDPDHYLVLSVPLPAECEAVVAPGEALLSMAVDIDLRVLGDIIERMDDPAGNACLKAGARHQGLAVARADAAFKETVVRLLRALLSPRESRVLGPGLVRELLFRIMCGENAASLHALAVKNTGISRVEKALKHIHCNFYQPCNVEQLAGSVNMSTSAFHRAFKDVTSLSPIQYLKKVRLNKAKSLLAEDGLRASDAARQVGYESVSQFTREFKRYFGASPTSCRR; translated from the coding sequence ATGTCGGAAATCGCGGCACTGATGGGCCGGGTGGCCGCCCGGGAGGGGACCACCGAGACCGGGGTGCCGGGAGTGCGGCTCCACCGGCGGTCCGCCGATATCGCCCGCGTGCCGCTGCTCTACCAGCAGGGCGTGGTCATCGTCGGCCAGGGCACGAAAAAGGTCCATCTCGGCGAGACGGTGCACGTGTACGACCCCGACCACTATCTGGTGCTGTCCGTGCCGCTGCCGGCCGAATGCGAGGCCGTGGTCGCGCCCGGGGAGGCGCTTCTCTCCATGGCCGTGGACATCGACCTGCGGGTGCTTGGCGACATCATCGAGCGGATGGACGACCCGGCCGGCAACGCCTGCCTCAAAGCCGGGGCCAGGCACCAGGGTTTGGCCGTGGCCCGGGCGGACGCGGCCTTCAAGGAGACCGTGGTCCGGCTGCTCCGTGCCCTGCTCTCGCCCCGGGAAAGCCGGGTGCTCGGGCCGGGGCTGGTGCGCGAACTTCTCTTTCGCATCATGTGCGGCGAAAACGCCGCCTCGCTCCACGCCCTGGCCGTCAAAAACACCGGCATCTCGCGCGTCGAGAAGGCGCTCAAGCACATCCACTGCAATTTCTACCAGCCGTGCAACGTCGAGCAGCTGGCCGGCTCCGTCAACATGAGCACCTCGGCCTTTCACCGGGCCTTCAAGGACGTGACCTCGCTTTCGCCCATCCAGTACCTGAAAAAGGTCCGGCTCAACAAAGCCAAGAGCCTGCTCGCCGAAGACGGCCTGCGGGCCAGCGACGCCGCCCGGCAGGTGGGCTACGAGAGCGTTTCCCAGTTCACCCGCGAGTTCAAGCGCTACTTCGGGGCCAGCCCGACCAGCTGCCGCCGCTAG
- a CDS encoding outer membrane homotrimeric porin has protein sequence MQRALRLLVLCLLALGATSAFAATEVRMAGDARVYGMFFENRNWTSWNATGTQTEDTLEIWERFRLRSDFVASEAVKFRLSTMVGDTPWGNGTFTAANPEVSIAVWEAYLQFKWPGCDFEVTAGLQPISLPHASIFYDSPILASKNNNKTFAALTVKAPLIDNRLTANAGFARLIDVNRTYDTTTTQVADEFDVYFLTLPIAFDGAKIVPWGMAGVVGRSSLSVNSIKYGMISGGNYLSPTGYNDNQSLYWWGGAMFEVTALDPISFYADVIYGQGAFNDHQRNRRQGWFIDGGVKYTGFDWATPMAGAWWSSGEDSGIRNGSERIPSITDYWGMGGSFLYQSGQEFTNDTMLANPIGSWGLSASLDNVSFMNKLSHVVTFAAAFGTNSAAGLRKAVLASGGNGRYLTMGKDLAIGEYLLGANIDSKYWIYEKSLALVMETGWAHYGNGNGSIWNTGTKRFTNKVEDAWKVAVGLKYWF, from the coding sequence ATGCAACGCGCGTTACGACTGCTGGTGCTGTGCCTGCTCGCCCTGGGCGCCACCAGTGCCTTTGCCGCCACGGAAGTGCGAATGGCCGGCGATGCCCGTGTTTACGGCATGTTTTTCGAGAACCGCAACTGGACCTCCTGGAACGCCACCGGCACCCAGACCGAGGATACCCTGGAAATCTGGGAACGGTTCCGCCTACGTTCCGATTTCGTGGCCAGCGAGGCCGTGAAATTCAGGCTCTCCACCATGGTCGGGGACACTCCCTGGGGTAACGGCACCTTCACCGCCGCCAATCCCGAGGTTTCCATCGCGGTCTGGGAAGCCTACCTGCAGTTCAAGTGGCCGGGCTGCGATTTTGAGGTGACGGCGGGCCTGCAGCCCATCTCCCTGCCCCACGCCTCCATCTTCTACGACTCCCCGATCCTGGCCTCCAAGAACAACAACAAGACCTTCGCCGCCCTGACCGTCAAAGCCCCGCTGATCGACAACAGGCTGACCGCCAACGCCGGCTTCGCCCGGCTGATCGACGTCAACCGGACCTATGACACCACCACCACCCAGGTGGCCGACGAATTCGACGTCTACTTCCTGACCCTGCCCATCGCCTTCGACGGCGCCAAAATCGTGCCCTGGGGCATGGCCGGGGTGGTCGGCCGGTCGAGCCTGTCGGTCAACTCCATCAAGTATGGCATGATTTCGGGCGGCAACTACCTCTCCCCCACCGGGTACAACGACAACCAGAGCCTCTACTGGTGGGGCGGGGCCATGTTCGAGGTGACGGCCCTCGATCCGATCAGCTTCTACGCCGACGTCATCTACGGCCAGGGCGCGTTCAATGACCACCAGCGCAACCGCCGGCAGGGCTGGTTCATCGACGGCGGCGTCAAGTACACCGGCTTCGACTGGGCCACGCCCATGGCCGGGGCCTGGTGGAGCTCGGGCGAGGATTCGGGCATCCGAAACGGCTCCGAGCGCATCCCCTCCATCACCGACTACTGGGGCATGGGCGGCTCGTTCCTCTACCAGAGCGGCCAGGAGTTCACCAACGACACCATGCTCGCCAACCCCATCGGCTCCTGGGGTCTGTCCGCCTCCCTGGACAACGTGTCGTTCATGAACAAGCTGAGCCACGTGGTGACCTTTGCCGCGGCCTTCGGCACCAACTCCGCGGCCGGGCTGCGCAAGGCCGTGCTCGCTTCCGGCGGCAACGGCCGGTACCTGACCATGGGCAAGGACCTGGCCATCGGCGAATACCTGCTCGGCGCCAACATCGATTCCAAGTACTGGATCTACGAAAAAAGCCTGGCCCTGGTCATGGAAACCGGCTGGGCCCACTACGGCAACGGCAACGGCAGCATCTGGAACACCGGCACCAAGCGCTTCACCAACAAGGTCGAAGACGCCTGGAAGGTGGCCGTCGGCCTCAAGTACTGGTTCTAG
- a CDS encoding alpha/beta fold hydrolase: protein MATFVCVHGAFQGGWVWKQTAAALFSLGHQVHSPTFSGCGHHRHALARDMGLATYVADLVQFFELEDLTGVILVAHSYAGLVCLGALPAIRPRLAALVCVEAILPKPGQSFADLGGEPFRAMLAARQVDGWLVSPWPAAMFGVAGAPEEDWFMSRLASFPLAGFTDKTLAAEPVWPEKRHYIRCTQNPNPMLAAMAGRAESLGFSMHSLESGHCPQVTIPVELARLLATLAEDAAGPA, encoded by the coding sequence ATGGCCACGTTTGTCTGCGTCCACGGTGCGTTCCAAGGCGGTTGGGTCTGGAAACAGACGGCCGCCGCCCTGTTTTCCCTGGGCCATCAGGTCCATTCCCCCACTTTTTCCGGCTGCGGCCACCACCGTCACGCCCTGGCCCGGGACATGGGCCTTGCCACCTATGTCGCCGACCTGGTGCAGTTTTTCGAGCTGGAAGACCTGACGGGCGTCATCCTGGTGGCCCACAGCTATGCCGGCCTGGTCTGTCTCGGGGCCCTGCCCGCCATAAGGCCGCGTCTGGCCGCCCTGGTCTGCGTGGAGGCCATCCTGCCCAAGCCCGGACAGTCCTTCGCAGACCTCGGCGGGGAGCCCTTCCGGGCCATGCTGGCCGCCCGGCAGGTCGACGGCTGGCTCGTCTCGCCCTGGCCGGCGGCCATGTTCGGCGTGGCCGGGGCCCCGGAAGAGGACTGGTTCATGTCCCGGCTGGCCTCGTTCCCCCTGGCCGGGTTCACCGACAAGACCCTGGCCGCCGAGCCGGTCTGGCCGGAAAAGCGCCACTACATCCGGTGCACCCAGAATCCCAACCCCATGCTGGCGGCCATGGCCGGCCGGGCAGAGTCCCTGGGGTTTTCCATGCACAGCCTGGAAAGCGGCCACTGCCCCCAGGTGACCATCCCGGTGGAGCTGGCCCGCCTGCTGGCCACCCTGGCCGAGGACGCGGCCGGTCCGGCATGA
- a CDS encoding ABC transporter ATP-binding protein — protein sequence MTLAAMLAKKLPHFTLDVELACPAGSILVLTGPSGSGKTTLLRLLAGLDDPDAGRIGLDGDVWRDTAKGVRLRPQKRGVGLVFQDYSLFPHMTLAENVAYATRDRAYAGELLALFGIAHLAGSRPRAMSGGERQRGALCQALARRPKALLLDEPFSALDAATRLALRRELLAIRDRFPIPIVHVTHDLAEAALLGDRILCLNQGRPDPGWFDRQLRLHREENEALFVARGLDGPAAHPQIPLKEAS from the coding sequence ATGACCCTGGCGGCCATGCTGGCCAAAAAGCTCCCGCATTTCACCCTGGACGTGGAGCTGGCCTGTCCGGCCGGGAGCATCCTGGTCCTGACCGGCCCGTCGGGCTCGGGCAAGACCACGCTCCTGCGCCTGCTCGCCGGCCTGGACGACCCGGACGCCGGCCGGATCGGCCTTGACGGCGATGTCTGGCGCGACACGGCGAAAGGCGTGCGCCTGCGTCCGCAAAAGCGGGGTGTGGGGCTGGTCTTCCAGGACTATTCGCTCTTTCCCCACATGACCCTGGCCGAGAACGTGGCCTACGCCACCCGGGACCGGGCCTACGCCGGGGAACTCCTGGCCCTTTTTGGCATCGCCCACCTGGCCGGTTCCCGGCCCCGGGCCATGTCCGGGGGCGAGCGGCAGCGCGGGGCCCTGTGCCAGGCCCTGGCCCGGCGTCCGAAGGCGCTTCTCCTCGATGAGCCCTTTTCCGCCCTGGACGCGGCCACGCGGCTGGCCCTTCGCCGGGAGCTCCTGGCCATCCGCGACCGCTTTCCCATCCCCATCGTGCACGTGACCCACGACCTGGCCGAGGCGGCCCTGCTCGGCGACCGGATCCTGTGCCTCAACCAGGGCCGGCCCGATCCCGGCTGGTTCGACCGGCAGCTGCGGCTCCACCGGGAGGAAAACGAGGCCCTGTTCGTCGCCCGGGGCCTGGACGGCCCGGCCGCACACCCCCAAATCCCCTTGAAGGAGGCCTCATGA
- the modA gene encoding molybdate ABC transporter substrate-binding protein, giving the protein MKRILWTLFPVLALALVLAGQALAEPLTIAAGAGYKKPVTELAAAFEAASGTKTELVFGNMGQVTTQAKTSGVVDVVVGEQAFLDKAGLAFSGVAPIGQGVLVVAWPKGKTLAAPADVARPEVARLAMPDPQKAIYGKAAREYLDKAGLAQAVDGKLLVVATVPQVTTYLLSGEVDAGFVNRTDVLDLGPAIGGYLEVDPSLYAPIRIVAETLAEAKNPEAAKAFAAFLATDPAKAIAKKHGL; this is encoded by the coding sequence ATGAAACGCATCCTGTGGACCCTGTTCCCGGTCCTGGCCCTGGCCCTGGTTCTGGCCGGTCAGGCCCTGGCCGAACCCCTGACCATCGCGGCCGGCGCGGGCTACAAAAAGCCGGTCACCGAGCTGGCCGCGGCCTTCGAAGCCGCGTCCGGGACAAAAACCGAACTGGTCTTCGGCAACATGGGACAGGTGACGACCCAGGCCAAAACGAGCGGGGTCGTGGATGTGGTGGTCGGGGAGCAGGCATTTCTGGATAAAGCCGGCCTGGCTTTCTCCGGCGTGGCCCCCATCGGCCAGGGCGTGCTGGTGGTGGCCTGGCCCAAGGGCAAGACGCTCGCCGCGCCGGCCGATGTGGCCAGGCCGGAAGTGGCCCGTCTGGCCATGCCGGATCCGCAAAAGGCGATCTACGGCAAGGCGGCCAGGGAGTATCTGGACAAGGCCGGGCTGGCCCAGGCGGTCGACGGCAAGCTCTTGGTGGTTGCGACCGTGCCGCAGGTGACGACGTATCTTTTGAGCGGCGAGGTGGACGCCGGATTCGTCAACCGGACCGATGTCCTGGATCTCGGGCCGGCCATCGGCGGCTACCTCGAAGTGGATCCGTCCCTTTACGCGCCCATCCGCATCGTGGCCGAGACCCTGGCCGAGGCCAAGAATCCCGAGGCGGCCAAGGCCTTTGCCGCCTTCCTGGCCACGGACCCGGCCAAGGCCATCGCCAAGAAGCACGGCCTGTAG
- a CDS encoding molybdate ABC transporter permease subunit, whose translation MLATATDPGVVFSIRLTLRVMAVAVPAFFLLGVPLGYLLGRGRGRWVAALDFLVSLPLVLPPMAVGFFLLLVLGRRGLLGEPLRHVFGVEVVFGYPGLALAAVTAGIPLMVRPIQAAVRGDLMRLVELSAVLGKSWPTTFVRVVLPHCRKSIAAGLFLATGRALGEVGVSLLLGGDIIGRTNTVSLEIYNAVFTGDFVRAGLLSGLLALVSLALTLALKRTGRG comes from the coding sequence GTGCTCGCGACGGCCACGGACCCCGGCGTGGTCTTTTCGATCCGGCTGACGCTCCGGGTCATGGCCGTCGCGGTGCCGGCCTTCTTTCTCCTCGGCGTGCCGCTCGGCTATCTGCTCGGCCGGGGGCGGGGAAGGTGGGTGGCGGCCCTCGATTTCCTGGTTTCCCTGCCGCTGGTGCTGCCGCCCATGGCCGTCGGGTTTTTCCTGCTCCTGGTCCTTGGGCGCAGGGGCCTTCTCGGCGAACCGTTGCGGCACGTTTTCGGCGTGGAGGTGGTCTTCGGCTATCCGGGCCTGGCCCTGGCGGCGGTCACGGCCGGCATCCCGCTCATGGTCCGGCCGATCCAGGCCGCGGTCCGGGGGGACCTCATGCGTCTGGTCGAGTTGTCGGCCGTGCTCGGCAAGAGCTGGCCGACGACGTTTGTCCGGGTGGTCCTGCCGCACTGCCGCAAAAGCATCGCGGCCGGCCTCTTTCTGGCCACGGGCCGGGCCCTCGGCGAGGTCGGAGTCAGCCTGCTCCTTGGCGGCGACATCATCGGCCGCACCAACACCGTGTCGCTCGAAATCTACAACGCGGTCTTCACCGGCGATTTCGTCCGGGCCGGCCTGCTTTCGGGCCTCCTCGCCCTGGTCTCCCTGGCCCTGACCCTGGCCCTCAAACGGACCGGCCGCGGCTGA